One region of Streptomyces sp. NBC_00442 genomic DNA includes:
- a CDS encoding nitronate monooxygenase yields the protein MALTDLCRYPIVQAPMAGGASGPALAAAVSEAGGLGFLAAGYKTADGMYQEIKQVRGLTGRPFGVNLFMPQEPHTDPAAIEVYRHQLAGEATWYDTPLGDADTGGDDNYEAKLAILREDPVPVVSFTFGCPERAVIDAFAKVGTYTIVTVTTPQEAQAAQWAGADAVCVQGIEAGGHQGTYRDDPQTGGAGLGLLTLIALVRESVRLPIVAAGGLMRGAQIAAVLAAGADAAQLGTAFLACPESGANALHKQALTNPLFVRTEVTRAFSGRPARGLVNRFMREHGPYAPAAYPQVHQLTAGLRKAAAAAGDAQGMALWAGQGHRLARDLPAGGLVELLAGELDEAAAELTTNLQSLKNKRSTS from the coding sequence ATGGCTTTGACCGATCTCTGCCGGTATCCGATCGTGCAGGCGCCCATGGCGGGCGGTGCCTCCGGTCCGGCGCTGGCCGCGGCCGTCTCCGAGGCCGGGGGGCTCGGATTCCTGGCCGCCGGGTACAAGACCGCCGACGGCATGTACCAGGAGATCAAGCAGGTGCGCGGCCTGACCGGCCGGCCGTTCGGCGTCAACCTGTTCATGCCGCAGGAGCCGCACACCGACCCCGCCGCCATCGAGGTGTACCGCCACCAGCTCGCGGGCGAGGCGACCTGGTACGACACCCCGCTCGGCGACGCCGACACCGGGGGCGACGACAACTACGAGGCCAAGCTGGCCATCCTGCGCGAGGACCCGGTCCCGGTCGTGTCGTTCACGTTCGGCTGCCCCGAGCGCGCCGTCATCGACGCGTTCGCGAAGGTCGGCACGTACACGATCGTCACCGTGACGACGCCCCAGGAGGCGCAGGCCGCGCAGTGGGCGGGCGCCGACGCGGTGTGCGTGCAGGGCATCGAGGCGGGCGGACACCAGGGCACCTACCGCGACGACCCGCAGACCGGCGGCGCGGGCCTCGGACTGCTCACGCTGATCGCCCTCGTACGCGAGAGCGTCCGGCTGCCGATCGTCGCGGCCGGCGGCCTGATGCGCGGCGCCCAGATCGCCGCGGTACTCGCGGCGGGCGCGGACGCGGCGCAGCTGGGCACCGCGTTCCTGGCGTGCCCCGAGTCGGGCGCGAACGCCCTGCACAAGCAGGCCCTGACCAACCCTCTCTTCGTGCGTACGGAGGTGACGCGGGCCTTCTCCGGGCGGCCCGCCCGGGGCCTGGTGAACCGCTTCATGCGCGAACACGGCCCGTACGCGCCCGCCGCCTATCCCCAGGTGCACCAGCTCACCGCCGGCCTGCGCAAGGCCGCGGCCGCCGCGGGTGACGCCCAGGGCATGGCGCTCTGGGCGGGCCAGGGCCACCGCCTGGCGCGCGACCTCCCCGCCGGCGGCCTCGTGGAGCTCCTGGCCGGCGAACTCGACGAAGCGGCAGCCGAGTTGACCACGAACCTGCAGAGCCTGAAGAACAAGAGGAGTACGTCATGA
- a CDS encoding 16S rRNA (uracil(1498)-N(3))-methyltransferase, protein MTAPVFVVDTVPGVGAYVLDGAEGRHAVSVKRLRPEEAVTLTDGAGNWADAVVVAAEGKDRLTVRVTAGASEAEPEVRVTVVQALPKGDRGEVAVETMTETGVDAIVPWQAGRCITQWKGERGAKSLAKWRSTARESGKQSRRVRFPDVRDALTTKQVAALLAEADLAVVLHEDPDVASAALATADLPARGEIVLVVGPEGGVSPDELAAFAAAGAKPHRLGASVLRTSTAGTVAAAVLMSRTGRWS, encoded by the coding sequence ATGACCGCCCCGGTCTTCGTCGTCGACACCGTGCCGGGCGTCGGCGCCTACGTCCTGGACGGCGCGGAGGGCCGGCACGCGGTGTCCGTCAAGCGGCTGCGCCCCGAGGAGGCGGTGACCCTCACCGACGGCGCGGGGAACTGGGCGGACGCGGTCGTCGTGGCCGCCGAGGGCAAGGACCGCCTGACCGTACGGGTCACCGCGGGCGCGAGCGAGGCCGAGCCCGAGGTGCGCGTCACCGTGGTGCAGGCGCTGCCCAAGGGCGACCGGGGCGAGGTCGCCGTGGAGACGATGACCGAGACCGGCGTCGACGCGATCGTGCCGTGGCAGGCCGGGCGCTGCATCACGCAGTGGAAGGGTGAACGCGGTGCCAAGTCCCTTGCCAAATGGCGCAGTACGGCCCGCGAGTCGGGCAAGCAGTCGCGCCGCGTCCGCTTCCCCGACGTGCGGGACGCCCTGACCACGAAGCAGGTCGCGGCCCTGCTGGCCGAGGCGGACCTCGCGGTGGTCCTGCACGAGGACCCCGATGTCGCCTCGGCGGCCCTGGCCACGGCGGATCTGCCCGCCCGCGGGGAGATCGTCCTGGTGGTGGGCCCCGAGGGCGGCGTCTCCCCGGACGAGCTGGCCGCCTTCGCCGCGGCGGGCGCGAAGCCGCACCGCCTGGGCGCGAGCGTGCTGCGCACGTCGACCGCGGGCACGGTGGCGGCGGCGGTCCTGATGTCCCGAACGGGCCGCTGGTCCTGA
- a CDS encoding histidine triad nucleotide-binding protein, whose protein sequence is MAGEPQADCLFCKIVSGDVPATVVRETETTVAFRDINPQAPTHVLVIPRVHHPDAASLAAAEPAILADVVREAGEVARAEGVDRNGYRLVFNTGSGAGQTVFHAHVHVLGGRGLQWPPG, encoded by the coding sequence GTGGCCGGAGAACCGCAGGCCGACTGCCTGTTCTGCAAAATCGTCTCGGGCGACGTCCCGGCGACCGTCGTGCGCGAGACCGAGACCACGGTGGCCTTCCGGGACATCAACCCCCAGGCCCCTACCCACGTCCTGGTCATCCCCCGGGTCCACCACCCCGACGCCGCCTCGCTCGCGGCCGCGGAACCGGCGATCCTCGCGGACGTCGTACGGGAGGCCGGCGAGGTCGCCCGCGCGGAAGGGGTCGACCGCAACGGCTACCGGCTCGTGTTCAACACCGGCAGCGGCGCGGGCCAGACCGTCTTCCACGCCCACGTGCACGTCCTGGGAGGCCGCGGCCTCCAGTGGCCCCCCGGATAG